One genomic segment of Gemmatimonadetes bacterium SCN 70-22 includes these proteins:
- a CDS encoding UDP-N-acetylglucosamine 2-epimerase, translating into MKVLTVVGARPQFIKAWPVGRALREAGIDEHLVHTGQHYDERMSQVFFEEMGIRRPDQNLDVGSASHGMQTGRMLEALERVMIDQRPDWALVYGDTNSTLAGALAACKLGIPIAHVEAGLRSFNRSMPEEHNRVLTDHCSELLLCPTQTAVDNLAREGVTRRVHLVGDVMYDAVLHFGAMARERSRILEECRAGDGGYYLATIHRAYNTDGGERLLALLRALDELDAPVVLPLHPRTRARLTEHAPRTAFSRLRLIDPVGYLDMLRLEQGARAIITDSGGVQKEAYFFGVPCFTLRPETEWVETLASGWNTLVGDDASALRRIVPEFRRPSTQQPPLYGTGDAAQRIAALLLDR; encoded by the coding sequence ATGAAGGTCCTGACCGTCGTCGGTGCCCGCCCGCAGTTCATCAAGGCCTGGCCGGTGGGACGCGCCCTCCGCGAAGCCGGAATCGACGAGCACCTCGTCCACACGGGGCAGCACTACGACGAACGGATGTCGCAGGTGTTCTTCGAGGAAATGGGGATCCGCCGCCCGGACCAGAACCTCGACGTCGGCAGCGCCTCGCACGGCATGCAGACCGGGCGCATGCTCGAGGCGCTGGAACGCGTCATGATCGACCAGCGTCCCGACTGGGCACTCGTTTACGGAGACACCAACAGCACCCTGGCCGGCGCCCTGGCGGCGTGCAAGCTGGGGATCCCGATCGCCCACGTCGAGGCGGGGCTCCGGTCGTTCAATCGCAGCATGCCGGAGGAGCACAACCGGGTCCTGACCGATCACTGCTCCGAGCTCCTCCTCTGCCCGACGCAAACGGCGGTGGACAACCTCGCACGAGAGGGGGTGACGCGGCGGGTGCACCTGGTGGGCGACGTCATGTATGACGCCGTCCTCCACTTCGGCGCGATGGCGCGCGAGCGCTCGCGCATCCTCGAGGAATGCCGCGCGGGTGACGGCGGCTACTACCTCGCCACGATCCATCGCGCGTACAACACCGACGGCGGCGAGCGCCTGCTGGCCCTGCTGCGCGCCCTGGACGAGCTCGACGCGCCGGTCGTCCTCCCCCTCCACCCGCGGACGCGCGCTCGGCTCACGGAGCACGCTCCGCGCACCGCATTCTCGCGCCTTCGCCTGATCGATCCGGTCGGCTACCTGGACATGCTGCGCCTCGAGCAGGGGGCGCGCGCCATCATCACCGACTCGGGTGGCGTCCAGAAGGAGGCGTACTTCTTCGGCGTCCCGTGCTTCACCCTGCGCCCGGAGACGGAGTGGGTCGAAACACTGGCCAGCGGGTGGAACACCCTGGTAGGTGACGACGCATCGGCACTCCGCCGCATCGTACCGGAATTCCGACGCCCGTCGACCCAGCAACCTCCGCTATATGGCACCGGAGACGCAGCCCAGCGAATCGCCGCGCTTCTGCTGGACCGATAG